One window of Microaerobacter geothermalis genomic DNA carries:
- a CDS encoding methionine gamma-lyase family protein, whose product MFRFYQHGALLEPIVKKVEEKIKKRLNEVDQLVDFNQLKVLKTFQKHKINEFHFTSSTGYGYDDPGRFALESVYADVFGGESALVRPQIISGTHAITICLFGILRPGDELIYITGKPYDTLEEVIGERGEGQGSLKEWGISYKAIPLTSEGNIDWENVSKSISSKTKMIGIQRSRGYDNRPSFCVKEIGEMVRFVKKVKSDLIVFTDNCYGEFTEEREPTEVGVDIMAGSLIKNPGGGLAKTGGYVVGKRDLVKLASYRLAAPGIGAEGGATLNTLLDMFQGFFLAPHVVGQALKGAIFSSALLEELGFSTSPKWNEPRTDLIQSIQFHTPENLITFCQGIQKASPVDSNVLPEPNPMPGYHDPVIMAAGTFIQGASIELTADGPLRPPYLGFIQGGLTYSHVKIGILTALDYMLEKKLIISEKKIK is encoded by the coding sequence ATGTTTAGGTTTTACCAACATGGAGCACTTCTTGAACCTATCGTAAAAAAAGTGGAAGAAAAAATTAAAAAACGTTTGAATGAAGTAGATCAATTAGTGGATTTCAACCAACTGAAGGTACTTAAGACCTTCCAGAAACATAAAATAAATGAATTTCACTTTACTTCATCGACAGGCTATGGCTATGATGATCCCGGCCGTTTTGCACTTGAATCTGTTTATGCCGATGTATTTGGGGGAGAATCAGCACTTGTTAGACCTCAAATCATTTCAGGAACCCATGCAATTACCATCTGTTTATTTGGGATCTTAAGGCCTGGAGATGAGCTAATTTATATTACAGGAAAACCTTATGACACTTTGGAGGAAGTGATAGGAGAAAGAGGGGAGGGACAAGGTTCGTTAAAAGAATGGGGAATTTCGTATAAGGCCATCCCATTAACTTCAGAAGGTAACATCGATTGGGAGAATGTGTCAAAATCCATTTCTTCTAAAACAAAGATGATCGGAATTCAGCGCTCTAGGGGATATGACAATCGTCCCTCTTTCTGTGTTAAAGAAATTGGGGAAATGGTTCGTTTTGTTAAGAAAGTCAAATCGGATCTTATCGTATTCACCGATAACTGTTACGGGGAGTTTACTGAAGAAAGAGAGCCGACAGAAGTAGGTGTTGATATTATGGCTGGTTCTCTGATCAAAAATCCTGGAGGAGGTTTAGCCAAAACTGGTGGGTATGTCGTTGGGAAAAGGGACTTGGTTAAATTGGCCTCTTACCGCTTAGCTGCACCGGGGATAGGGGCAGAAGGAGGAGCTACATTAAATACACTCCTTGACATGTTTCAAGGTTTCTTTCTTGCTCCACACGTGGTTGGACAAGCATTGAAGGGTGCTATTTTTTCATCAGCTCTTCTTGAGGAATTGGGGTTTTCTACATCACCAAAATGGAATGAACCGCGAACAGATCTGATTCAGTCAATTCAATTCCATACACCGGAAAATTTAATTACCTTTTGTCAAGGGATACAAAAAGCATCTCCTGTTGATTCCAATGTTCTTCCTGAGCCCAACCCTATGCCGGGGTATCATGATCCTGTCATTATGGCTGCCGGAACATTTATTCAAGGGGCTAGCATTGAATTGACCGCTGACGGACCATTAAGGCCCCCGTACCTGGGATTTATTCAGGGAGGACTTACTTATTCACATGTAAAAATAGGCATATTAACTGCATTAGATTATATGTTGGAAAAAAAATTGATTATTTCAGAAAAAAAGATTAAATAA
- the spoVK gene encoding stage V sporulation protein K, whose protein sequence is MGNRRVLTTSTPRQIQVVLHHERPQSDSLAELIKINNLEKKDTQYPTKDTLHHAIKELDQLIGLKKVKKLIYEIYALLFINHCRQRIGLKCESQVLHMIFKGNPGTGKTTVARIMAKLLKEMNVLSKGHLIEVERADLVGEYIGHTALKTRELVKKALGGILFIDEAYSLARGGEKDFGREAIDTLVKAMEDHKNDFVLILAGYSYEMNQFLQSNPGLPSRFPIQISFPDYKVDELIDIADLILHERDYKLSPKAKFMLKKQIQKEIDDSYHHFSNARFVRNIIEKSIRNQAVRLIREKNQSREDLMMITPQDINPDM, encoded by the coding sequence ATGGGTAACAGGCGAGTATTGACCACCTCTACGCCTCGTCAAATTCAGGTGGTACTTCACCACGAAAGGCCCCAAAGTGATTCCTTGGCCGAATTAATAAAGATCAACAATTTAGAAAAAAAAGACACACAGTATCCAACGAAAGACACATTGCATCACGCCATTAAAGAACTGGATCAATTAATCGGGTTAAAAAAAGTAAAGAAGCTGATTTATGAAATCTATGCCCTTTTATTTATCAATCATTGCAGGCAGCGTATCGGACTAAAATGTGAATCACAAGTATTGCATATGATCTTTAAAGGAAATCCGGGTACAGGAAAAACAACAGTGGCTCGAATCATGGCAAAGTTATTAAAGGAAATGAATGTTCTTAGCAAAGGACATTTGATAGAAGTGGAGCGGGCTGATTTGGTTGGCGAATATATAGGACACACGGCGTTAAAAACCAGAGAACTTGTAAAGAAAGCACTTGGTGGGATTTTATTCATTGATGAGGCGTATTCACTCGCAAGAGGCGGAGAGAAAGATTTTGGGCGGGAGGCCATCGATACTTTAGTCAAGGCGATGGAGGACCACAAAAATGATTTTGTTTTGATTTTGGCAGGTTATTCCTATGAAATGAATCAATTCCTGCAATCCAATCCTGGATTGCCATCCCGTTTCCCAATTCAAATTTCATTTCCGGATTACAAAGTGGATGAGCTAATAGATATTGCAGATTTGATCCTTCATGAGCGGGACTATAAATTATCACCGAAAGCAAAGTTTATGTTAAAAAAACAGATCCAAAAAGAAATAGATGATTCTTACCATCATTTCAGTAATGCAAGGTTTGTGCGAAATATAATAGAGAAATCGATTCGAAACCAAGCTGTCCGTTTAATTCGGGAAAAAAACCAAAGCAGGGAAGATCTCATGATGATCACTCCCCAGGACATTAATCCTGATATGTAA
- a CDS encoding D-alanyl-D-alanine carboxypeptidase family protein, with protein sequence MFFKSIQQLTAILTTAILIGILTFPASSVALSAEASIVVDVESERVLYEQNADTPMRIASLTKIMTAIVAIENGNLEDVVTVSKRAHGVDGSSIYLQLDEKLKLKHLLYGMMLRSGNDAATAIAEHIGSNVEGFVKMMNEKAKQLKMKNTKFINPHGLDERKGSNFSTARDMAKLTAYALKDSTFAEIVSTKFYEIPLNNRTKGRKLYNKNRMLYSFEGADGVKTGYTILARRCLASSATRDGWQLASIVLRAPNWYQDSSYLLNQAFKKYRKVWIAVDQSNVGEIPVIDGKKEQVTAVLSSGFSYPVTDEEEKYIKKQLFLEKKLSAPVEQGEKVGELQIYFKDQLVKKLDVVSIETVDRLNWWEKIRKKWVSPSKN encoded by the coding sequence GTGTTTTTTAAATCCATTCAACAACTGACGGCAATCTTAACAACAGCTATTTTAATCGGGATTTTGACATTTCCTGCTTCTTCTGTCGCCTTAAGTGCAGAAGCTTCCATTGTAGTGGATGTAGAAAGCGAAAGAGTGTTATACGAGCAAAATGCTGATACTCCCATGCGTATTGCTAGTTTAACAAAAATTATGACTGCTATTGTTGCGATAGAAAATGGAAACCTTGAAGATGTTGTAACCGTCAGTAAAAGGGCCCATGGGGTTGATGGTTCATCCATATATCTTCAATTGGATGAAAAGTTAAAACTTAAACATTTGCTTTACGGAATGATGCTTCGCTCCGGAAATGATGCTGCTACCGCTATAGCCGAACACATAGGTAGCAATGTTGAGGGATTTGTAAAAATGATGAATGAGAAAGCAAAACAATTGAAAATGAAGAATACCAAGTTCATCAATCCCCACGGATTAGACGAGCGAAAAGGGTCCAACTTTTCAACAGCCAGGGATATGGCCAAATTAACAGCCTATGCTTTAAAAGATTCTACCTTCGCCGAGATTGTATCTACAAAATTTTATGAAATTCCATTGAATAATCGTACAAAAGGAAGAAAATTGTATAACAAAAATCGGATGTTGTACTCTTTTGAAGGTGCTGATGGAGTGAAAACGGGATATACGATTTTAGCCAGAAGATGTTTGGCATCTTCTGCAACAAGAGATGGCTGGCAGTTGGCAAGTATTGTTCTTCGTGCCCCAAATTGGTACCAGGATTCTTCCTATTTGCTGAATCAGGCGTTCAAAAAATACCGGAAAGTATGGATCGCAGTAGATCAATCTAATGTTGGGGAAATACCTGTGATTGACGGAAAGAAAGAGCAGGTCACTGCTGTTCTTTCAAGCGGATTTTCATATCCAGTTACTGATGAAGAAGAAAAATATATAAAAAAACAGCTTTTTCTAGAAAAAAAATTATCGGCTCCGGTGGAACAAGGTGAAAAAGTAGGCGAATTACAGATTTATTTTAAAGATCAACTAGTAAAAAAACTAGATGTGGTATCCATTGAGACCGTCGACAGGTTGAACTGGTGGGAAAAAATTCGAAAGAAATGGGTATCACCCTCCAAAAATTAA
- a CDS encoding spore maturation protein, with the protein MINVFTAISQWAIPLFIFFTITISQFRGVKVFETFVEGAKEGIFLSIKLIPYILGVYVAFGILKESGALIFLLSFLSPIYQLLGIPVEIFPLMIVRPLSGPASLGITMDLLETYGPDSFIGRMASTIDGSTDTTLYIMTLYFGAVGVKNIRYALIVGLSADVMAFLSSVFFVKLIFGG; encoded by the coding sequence ATGATTAATGTATTCACTGCTATCAGTCAATGGGCCATACCCCTGTTTATTTTTTTTACCATTACTATCAGCCAATTCAGAGGTGTAAAGGTATTTGAAACCTTTGTAGAAGGGGCCAAAGAAGGGATTTTCCTTTCCATCAAGTTAATTCCGTATATCCTTGGCGTATATGTGGCATTTGGTATTCTAAAAGAATCGGGAGCCTTGATTTTCCTTCTTTCTTTTCTTTCCCCGATTTATCAATTATTAGGCATACCTGTAGAGATATTTCCTCTAATGATTGTTCGGCCCCTGTCGGGACCAGCTTCCCTTGGAATCACGATGGATTTGTTGGAAACATACGGACCGGATTCCTTCATTGGAAGGATGGCTTCCACGATTGATGGAAGTACAGATACCACATTGTATATCATGACATTATATTTTGGTGCCGTTGGTGTAAAAAATATCAGATATGCGCTAATCGTTGGACTTTCCGCAGATGTAATGGCATTTTTATCTTCTGTTTTCTTCGTTAAGTTAATTTTTGGAGGGTGA
- a CDS encoding nucleoside recognition domain-containing protein, translating into MNYVFFFLISFGIVVAAITGNIQSVTTAAIQSANSAIERIIQLMGIITLWLGLAKVAEKGGILRGLARALYPFIRWLFPSIPARHPAIQSILMNMSANILGLGSAATPFGLKAMEELQKLNQDPKTASEAMCTFLALNTSSLTIIPSTIIAIRLSLGSENPAEIISTTLLASATATITAVLLDFYFRKKNSARGDGHSI; encoded by the coding sequence GTGAATTACGTATTCTTTTTCCTTATCTCCTTTGGTATTGTTGTAGCTGCCATCACTGGAAACATCCAGTCTGTCACGACCGCTGCCATTCAATCTGCAAACTCAGCCATTGAACGCATCATTCAGTTAATGGGCATTATCACCTTATGGCTTGGATTGGCGAAGGTAGCAGAAAAGGGGGGAATATTAAGGGGATTAGCAAGGGCATTATATCCATTTATCCGTTGGCTCTTTCCTTCCATTCCTGCAAGACATCCTGCCATTCAGTCGATTTTGATGAACATGAGTGCCAATATTCTTGGGTTGGGAAGTGCGGCAACACCATTTGGTTTAAAGGCGATGGAGGAATTGCAAAAATTAAATCAGGATCCCAAAACGGCATCTGAGGCGATGTGTACCTTTTTAGCTTTGAATACATCTAGTCTAACAATCATTCCCTCTACGATCATTGCAATAAGACTCTCTTTGGGATCGGAAAATCCTGCTGAAATAATATCCACTACGTTATTAGCCTCGGCCACTGCTACGATCACAGCCGTATTGTTGGACTTTTACTTCCGAAAGAAAAATAGTGCAAGAGGGGATGGGCATTCGATATGA
- a CDS encoding L,D-transpeptidase: MNRRLKITFFLLSITVTIISIMSFITNPNYTVEFLNEKEFLLVIQYPFPMKNQKIEKDDIYIISEIPGTSFSKTGSWQNKKTLVIRMNQNDLPQGQKIYFSISNQKTRIGAIPITVKGSFTPKASLSSITLIPEKNVSTRNPVRIKFNTLIEESSMKSIKTDIKGTFTPVTITLPNGKKVLNKSEWEFIANEPLENNKVYNFVFPKGFSSKTGDSLDETRVRSFQTASKPVPIKIFPSPQSAHQDVYSQIYIQFDQEMKMGIIQLFNVTENYEILGKTIAVENRLQFKPDDALLPDSKYLVKVQGISKFNEPSESLQFAFETKNIGERLWVDVSLGEKHVMSVYRGKKLLRKMLVSGGRPGLETPKGVFYTKDKGPSFFSYRFQEGATYWVRLFDQYLIHSVPRDDNWKIKEDEHKKLGLPASHGCIRLDEEDARWFYSIVEQGTMVIIRD; the protein is encoded by the coding sequence ATGAATAGGAGGTTAAAGATAACCTTTTTCTTGTTATCGATCACCGTAACGATCATATCCATTATGTCATTTATAACAAATCCAAATTATACGGTTGAATTCTTGAATGAAAAAGAATTTCTGTTGGTTATTCAATATCCTTTTCCAATGAAAAACCAAAAAATAGAAAAAGATGACATATACATTATTTCGGAAATCCCAGGAACGTCTTTCTCAAAGACTGGGAGTTGGCAGAATAAGAAAACCCTGGTCATTAGGATGAATCAAAATGATTTGCCTCAAGGTCAAAAAATCTATTTTTCCATTTCAAATCAGAAAACCAGGATTGGCGCTATTCCGATCACGGTAAAAGGTAGCTTTACTCCAAAGGCCTCCCTTTCATCTATCACCCTTATTCCTGAAAAGAATGTTTCAACAAGAAATCCTGTCCGAATTAAATTTAATACATTGATTGAAGAATCAAGTATGAAAAGTATCAAGACTGACATTAAGGGAACGTTTACTCCCGTCACCATAACCTTACCCAACGGAAAAAAGGTGCTGAATAAAAGTGAATGGGAATTTATCGCAAATGAACCCCTGGAAAATAATAAAGTATACAACTTTGTATTTCCAAAGGGATTTTCCAGTAAAACCGGTGACTCATTGGATGAAACCAGGGTAAGGTCTTTTCAGACCGCTTCCAAACCTGTTCCAATAAAAATTTTTCCAAGTCCGCAGTCTGCCCATCAAGATGTATATTCACAAATTTATATTCAATTTGACCAGGAAATGAAAATGGGCATCATTCAATTATTCAATGTTACGGAAAACTACGAAATCTTGGGTAAAACCATTGCGGTAGAAAATCGCCTTCAATTTAAACCGGATGATGCTCTTCTTCCTGACAGCAAGTATTTGGTAAAGGTACAGGGAATAAGCAAATTTAATGAGCCCAGCGAGAGTTTACAGTTTGCTTTTGAAACCAAAAATATTGGAGAGCGGTTATGGGTAGATGTTTCTCTAGGCGAAAAACATGTGATGTCGGTTTATCGAGGGAAAAAATTATTGCGAAAAATGTTGGTATCAGGCGGACGGCCTGGCCTTGAAACCCCAAAAGGAGTATTTTATACGAAAGATAAGGGCCCCAGTTTTTTCTCCTATCGTTTTCAGGAAGGAGCAACATATTGGGTTCGATTGTTCGATCAGTACTTGATTCATTCCGTTCCCAGGGATGATAACTGGAAAATCAAAGAAGATGAACACAAAAAATTGGGGCTTCCAGCCAGTCACGGATGTATTAGGCTTGACGAAGAAGATGCAAGATGGTTTTATAGCATCGTGGAGCAGGGAACGATGGTGATCATACGGGATTAA
- a CDS encoding MFS transporter, whose translation MGIYSPYDIEQNKKFSIYNGAYSMIAQTLVASYLPLYAIHVLGATNQQVGWISSIPSLMAMIAMIPGAIWINRLHKKKEFTAYTALTARSFFLWFALIPYLPFTDKAWFLVILYALMNIPFATANLSWQSLIGDLIPDRERGQFFSNRNRFVTIVSAAAILLSGFVMDLFDKKLAGPYQVLFVFALLMGFMEVFYLLKHIEIVKRQDKRKKVRKVKFSFFAQMFKHRSYLFFLVSAIIFNFGWQMAWPLFTIYQINYANATALWISLFTVANQISQIISYRWWGSYADKWGNSTMLFIASAGLSSAPILMVLSTNVIYLTAVNLWTGSFVAGITMLLFNQLLAVSPEEDRTSFLANYNFIIAFIGFVSPQIGVWLLEVLNMFQAMAISTIIRLLGAVSFFLVAFYLDKKA comes from the coding sequence ATGGGAATTTACTCACCTTATGATATAGAACAAAACAAAAAGTTCAGTATATATAACGGAGCTTATTCAATGATTGCCCAAACCTTGGTAGCTAGTTATTTACCGCTATATGCCATTCATGTATTAGGAGCTACGAACCAACAAGTAGGGTGGATCAGTTCTATCCCATCATTGATGGCCATGATCGCCATGATTCCTGGAGCAATCTGGATTAATCGGCTTCACAAGAAAAAGGAATTCACCGCCTATACAGCCCTCACTGCCAGATCCTTCTTTTTATGGTTTGCTTTAATTCCTTATTTACCCTTTACAGATAAAGCATGGTTTCTTGTTATTTTATACGCTTTGATGAATATTCCTTTCGCAACGGCTAACTTGTCCTGGCAATCCCTTATCGGTGATCTGATTCCAGACAGGGAGAGAGGGCAATTCTTCAGCAACCGAAACCGTTTTGTAACAATCGTATCCGCCGCGGCAATTCTCTTGTCAGGTTTTGTGATGGATTTATTTGATAAGAAACTGGCAGGTCCCTATCAGGTACTGTTTGTTTTTGCTTTACTGATGGGATTCATGGAAGTTTTTTATTTATTAAAACATATAGAGATCGTAAAACGCCAGGACAAAAGGAAAAAGGTTCGAAAGGTTAAATTTTCCTTTTTTGCACAGATGTTTAAACACCGATCTTATTTATTTTTTTTGGTAAGTGCAATTATTTTTAATTTTGGTTGGCAAATGGCTTGGCCATTATTTACTATTTATCAAATCAATTATGCGAATGCCACTGCTCTTTGGATCAGCCTGTTTACGGTAGCTAACCAAATTTCTCAAATCATCAGTTACCGTTGGTGGGGAAGTTATGCCGATAAATGGGGCAATTCCACCATGCTGTTTATTGCATCGGCAGGATTGTCCTCCGCTCCCATTTTGATGGTATTATCAACAAATGTTATTTATTTAACAGCGGTAAACCTTTGGACAGGATCTTTTGTAGCCGGAATCACCATGCTGCTCTTTAATCAATTGCTTGCCGTTTCTCCAGAGGAAGACCGAACTTCATTTCTTGCCAACTACAATTTTATTATTGCTTTTATTGGTTTTGTCTCTCCACAAATAGGGGTTTGGTTGCTGGAAGTATTAAATATGTTTCAGGCTATGGCTATTTCAACCATTATTCGCTTGCTGGGAGCTGTCTCTTTTTTCCTTGTTGCCTTTTATCTGGACAAAAAAGCTTAA
- the hfq gene encoding RNA chaperone Hfq, translating into MKQSINIQDTFLNQIRKDGILVTIYLVNGFQLRGIVKAFDNFTIILESEGKQQMVYKHAISTFTPSRSISLMSEED; encoded by the coding sequence ATGAAACAGTCGATCAATATTCAGGATACGTTTTTGAATCAAATCCGTAAGGATGGTATTCTCGTCACCATTTATTTAGTAAATGGTTTTCAATTAAGAGGAATTGTAAAAGCTTTTGATAATTTCACCATTATTTTGGAATCTGAAGGGAAACAGCAGATGGTATATAAGCATGCTATTTCTACATTTACGCCTTCACGTTCCATTTCATTAATGTCAGAAGAAGATTAA
- the miaA gene encoding tRNA (adenosine(37)-N6)-dimethylallyltransferase MiaA, which produces MTREKLLAIVGPTAVGKTALSLQLARVFDGEIISGDSMQVYRGMDIGTAKVSPAERKRIPHHLIDIKDPDENFSVAEFQALAIPLITDIYSRGKLPILVGGTGLYIKSVTRHYQFPEAAQDTAYRKKLAQRMKDEGPETLLHKLKELDPETANRLHVNDKRRIIRALEIIHLTNKTMTEYIKEQKEQIRESPYDLVMIGLSVDRQKLYQRINLRVDQMIHEGLVKEVKKLLDMGYGLEYTSMQGLGYKELIPYLKGEISLEEAVEEIKSRTRKFAKRQLTWFRQMPEIHWFDVTDEKEWNRNLLKITQFVEGKFPILKNINESS; this is translated from the coding sequence ATGACCAGAGAAAAATTATTGGCGATTGTGGGTCCTACTGCAGTTGGAAAGACTGCCCTAAGTTTACAATTGGCTAGGGTATTTGATGGCGAGATTATATCCGGTGATTCCATGCAGGTTTATCGGGGAATGGATATTGGGACTGCAAAGGTATCCCCTGCGGAGAGGAAAAGGATCCCTCATCACTTGATTGATATTAAAGACCCAGATGAGAATTTTTCTGTGGCAGAGTTTCAAGCGCTGGCTATCCCTCTAATTACAGATATTTATTCAAGAGGAAAGCTTCCCATTCTTGTAGGAGGCACAGGTCTTTATATCAAATCTGTGACCCGTCATTATCAGTTTCCGGAAGCTGCTCAGGATACAGCATATCGTAAAAAACTGGCACAGAGAATGAAAGACGAGGGACCGGAAACTCTTCTTCATAAATTGAAAGAACTAGATCCAGAAACTGCCAACCGACTCCATGTGAATGATAAAAGACGAATTATCAGGGCATTGGAAATTATCCACCTTACAAACAAAACCATGACTGAATATATCAAAGAACAAAAAGAGCAAATTAGAGAAAGCCCATATGACCTCGTGATGATAGGATTAAGCGTAGATCGCCAAAAACTTTATCAACGAATTAATTTAAGGGTTGATCAAATGATCCATGAAGGATTGGTCAAAGAAGTTAAAAAATTACTTGATATGGGTTATGGATTAGAGTATACTTCCATGCAGGGATTGGGTTATAAAGAATTGATCCCCTATTTAAAAGGAGAGATCTCTCTGGAAGAAGCTGTAGAAGAAATTAAGTCACGTACAAGAAAATTTGCCAAACGGCAATTGACTTGGTTTAGGCAAATGCCTGAAATTCATTGGTTTGATGTAACCGATGAAAAAGAATGGAATCGCAATCTCTTAAAAATTACTCAATTTGTAGAAGGAAAGTTTCCGATTTTGAAGAATATAAATGAATCAAGTTAA
- a CDS encoding class I SAM-dependent methyltransferase, which produces MILTSSHNISEEILKQLEYLQSEPFFTYVPRRDRSIRQMMKDYNSEIILVVTEDGLKLYGLHWDQPFFFHPSSAVFRIKRLKHGDNDTMVESCQLQTGDTFLDCTLGLGSDSIVASYVVGEQGKVTGIESERWIAYLVQYGIHHWKDGSQELISAMKRLKVVWSDHLSYLKQLPDHSFDIVYFDPMFRQPVYSSSGISPLRQLANKEKIDINAINEAKRVAKKRVVIKERKNSGELNRLGFTPVTKGKVTFGVIQL; this is translated from the coding sequence ATGATACTTACTTCCAGTCACAACATCTCAGAAGAGATACTGAAGCAATTGGAATACTTACAATCTGAACCCTTCTTTACCTATGTTCCTCGAAGAGATCGCTCTATTCGTCAAATGATGAAAGATTACAACTCGGAAATAATCTTAGTGGTGACAGAGGATGGATTAAAACTGTATGGGTTGCATTGGGATCAACCCTTTTTCTTTCATCCAAGTTCTGCCGTATTTAGAATAAAGCGCTTAAAACATGGTGATAATGATACCATGGTTGAATCCTGCCAATTACAAACAGGGGATACCTTTTTAGACTGCACATTAGGATTAGGTTCCGATTCCATTGTTGCGTCCTATGTTGTTGGAGAACAGGGAAAAGTAACTGGAATTGAATCTGAGAGGTGGATTGCTTATCTGGTACAATATGGTATCCATCATTGGAAAGATGGTTCTCAGGAGTTAATCTCAGCAATGAAACGCTTAAAAGTGGTTTGGAGTGATCATTTGAGTTATTTAAAACAATTGCCGGACCATTCTTTTGATATCGTCTATTTTGACCCAATGTTCCGTCAACCTGTTTACTCATCCTCGGGGATTTCCCCCTTGCGCCAATTGGCAAATAAAGAAAAAATTGATATAAATGCCATTAATGAAGCAAAAAGAGTGGCTAAAAAGAGAGTAGTCATCAAAGAAAGAAAAAATAGTGGAGAATTGAATCGGTTAGGTTTCACACCAGTCACGAAAGGGAAAGTCACCTTTGGTGTGATTCAACTATAG